TTCCCAGTCAGGGATGTTCTTCGGAACGACCGAAACCAGCGAGCCGATATGCTGCGGAGCGATATCGTGCTGAGAAATGTGACGGAGCTCCGAATCGAAAAGCGCACACGTGTGATCGCGGCGGATCTTGATGTTCGTTGAGTAGGCCGTTCGTTGGAGCGTCGTGCCCATTTCTTCGACGATACTCTTGAGTGAGTGCCGAAATATCTCTAATTCTCCCGAATCTGGCATACATCGTAACTTAGCGTTGCAAGGTAAAAAGATACCGGTTCCGGAAATATTCGTCAGCTCATTCCGGCGGGGAGTCCCATTCGCTCCCGTCGTCTTTCGGATCGTAGCCGAGAACCTCTCGATTATGCTCTAGATCGACCCACGTCGACTCGTTGTCGCTTACTCCCCAGAAGACATCGAAATCGATCGAATCGTCCTGTAGACAGCGTTCCACCAGTTGACCCAGATCCCGGTGGGAAAGCCACGTACATTTCATCCGATCGACCATGAGATCGTATTCGTCACTATCCCGCTCCCACCATCCTTCGTCGACACCCGTTTCAGCGAGACCGTACGGGTGATCGTACGGTTCGTCGAGAACAGTCAAAATCCGGAGCGAATAGAAGCTGGTCGGATAGTCGCGAAGGTTCGTCTCGTAAACGGGATGGAGCTCGCCGAGCGGATTCTCCTTGCTTTCGACGAACTGTCGTCCGAGTGCTTCGCCGAGCACTTTCGAGACGCCGTAGAAGGAGTCCGGCCGTGGGGGCTCCTCGTGCGTGACCGAAAGGTCGTACTCGGGATCATAGAGTTCGGGCGAGTTTTCGATTTCGTACATCCCGATGGTGTGAATCGAAGAGGCGAAAATGAAGTTCTCCACTTCGGCATCGGCAGCGGCCTGCAACACGTTGTACATCCCTCTAATGTTCGTGTCTTCGACCGTGTCCCACGGCACGCTGAGTTCTGCTGCGGCCGCGAGATGGATGACTGCGTCCTGGTTATCGAAGTGCGGTCGAATCTCGTCGTAGTTCGTGATGTCAGCGACGACTGTCTCCCGCTCGGGATGGTCTTCGGCGTCGAGGCACGTGAACTCGTACTCTTCCTGGTCACCTAGCTCCGAGAGGATAGCGCTTCCAACGGTACCGTTAGCACCTGTGATGAGGACTCGCATCAACTACTGATGGGGCATTCAGGGTCAAATAAATTCGGGTATCCAGCGAGTGTTGCCAAGATCTGACCGACTCTGAGAGCGAATACCAGTGCTTCGCAGAAGCCGAGACACGGAGCTCTTCGACTACGACTATTTAGAATCGTCTCATTCTGTCACAGATCTCCCTCGATCTCGGAACGCTGTCGCGTTTCCACCCATTCCTCAATACGGTCGAACGCGGTATCGATTCTGTCGAGGGAGTTAGAGTAGGCGATTCGAATTCTGTCCGAATTCGATCCGAAGACGTCCCCCGGAACGAGCGCGACTCCGGCGTCCTGGAGGAGTGACCACGCGAACTCGCGCCCGTCCATTCCGACGTCCGGAACTGTCGGATACGCATAGATCGCGCCCTCCGGTTCCGGCGCAGTCATTCCCGGGATGTCGTCCATCCGCTCACAAACCAGCGTTCGCCGGTCCGAAAACGCTTCGACCAGCGGTTCGTAGAGATCTCCCTGCAGGGCCCTGAGCGCAGCGTGTTGCGAAATCGAGGGGGCACACGTCGTCGTGTACTGTCTCATTCGCAGGAGTACGTCGGCCAACTCTTTCGGTGCGCCGATATATCCGACTCGCCACCCGGTCATCGAGTACGCTTTCGAAACACCGTTGATCGTAATCGTCCGATCGTACATGCCGGTAAGCGAGGCCGGACTCCGATGTTCGCTTTCGTCGTAAATTATTTTCTCGTAGATTTCGTCGGAGAGTACGTATATATCGTTCTCTACGACGAGATCACGTATTGCCCGTAGATGGTCATCGTCTATAACGCTCCCCGTTGGGTTCTGCGGGCTATTCAGGATCAGTAAGGCCGTGTCATCGCTGATCTGAGATTCCAACGCCTCGATGTCCGGCTGGAAATCGTTCTCGGGATCTAAGGGATACCGAACAGGAGTGCCGCCAGCAGCACGGACACTCGGCGCATAGGTCCAGCACGGGTCAGGGATCAGGACTTCCGCACCCGGATCGACCATCGCCATCATCGAGATGAAGACCGCTTCGCTCGCTCCAGCGGTAACGATAACCTCGTCGTCTGGGCTATACGTGATCCCGTTATCGGACTCGAATTTCGCCGCGATCTGCTCGCGGAGCGGGCGAATCCCGTAGTTGGACGTGTAATGAACGTGGCCCTCCTCAATCGCGTCTACTGCAGCTTGCTTTATCGGCGATGGGGTGTCGAAGTCGGGTCGACCGATCTCGAGGTGTACGATGTCCTCACCCATCCGCTCTAGTCGGTTACACTCCGAGAAAATCTCCCGTATTCCGGAGTACGGAATCTCTTCCATTCGTTGGGCTGGCATAGGATTCCCCTGAAGATGCTGGACGGAAGTACAAATAACCATCGATGAACGTAATTTTCCAAATAGTTCTAGATAGGTTACATAACAGGCCGTCGGAGACGATCCGTGTGGTTCGCTAACACCTAAATTAGATATATACAAACTCAGTAGAGGAATCGACCACCAGTGTTTACAAATGTATGGATGTAATATTAGGGCAACTCAGGATAACGGCCGGTGATCGACTCTCCAGACTATTTACAGTAGTATGGATGTAAATAATCGGAACTGGTGTCCGATAGCTCACTGACGATGATGATCTTTGATATACACAAACTCGAGCGGTCCCTCTTCAGAAGTGGTGCGTCGACCAGTAATTCGTTATCGAGGCATGGTACGGTTCAGAGCGTCCGAACGAAGCGGATTCCGCTGAGAGGGAGAATACGGTTCCCACGTGCGGATTGCGACTCGAAGGGTCGGATCGGATCGTACGAGAGGGCGAACTTTTATAAGAAGTGACCGTATCTATGATAGCGTATGCAGAACAAGCAGAGCCAAGTAGAGGCTACCGACCTGCCTGAGGCAGCTCGGAATTACACAAATGGCGAATGGGTCAGTGCAAACGGAGAGACGGAATCGGTCACGAATCCAGTTAACGGCGAGTCTCTCTCAACGGTCCAGTACTCGACGAACGAAGACGTGAACGCCGTTGTGGACAACGCGAAGGAAGCGTTCCAGTCCTGGCGTGAGACGCCTCCCGTCGAACGATCTCAGTATCTCTTCGACCTGAAACGCGCTCTCGAGGATCGAGAAGACGAGATCGCTCGTGCGCTCACGCGCGAACACGGAAAAACGCTCGGAGAGGCGAAAGGCGAGATCCGACGCGGTATCGAGAACGTCGAAGTGGCCGCGGGGATCCCGAACATGCTCCGCGAGGGGAGCGGTACCGCCGAAGACGTTGCAGAAGACGTCGACGAGTTCTCACTCCGACAGCCACTCGGTGTGTTCACTGCGATCACCCCGTTCAACTTCCCGGCGATGATCCCGCTGTGGTTCCTTCCGTACGCGGTGGCGACTGGGAACACGTTCGTTCTCAAGCCCAGCGAGCGGGTGCCACTGAGCTCACAGCTGATCTTCGACGCCGTCGACGAGGTCGACTTCCCGGACGGAGTCGTGAATCTGGTCAACGGTGGAGCCGAGACGGTGAATACGCTGCTCGAGCACGACGATATCGCCGGCGTCTCGTTCGTCGGTAGCTCCCCGGTCGCAAAGCACGTGTATCAAACCGCAGCCGAAACCGGAAAACGCGTCCAGGCTCAGGGCGGTGCCAAGAATTACGCCGTCGTCTCCGAAAGCGCCGAACTCGAGGATGCGGTCCCCAATATCATCGGCTCCGTATACGGAAACGCGGGCCAACGATGTCTGGCGACCGACGTGGTCATCGGTGTCGGAGAGGTGTATGACGACCTGAGAACACAGCTCATCGATCAGGCCGAGCAGCTCGCCGTCGGAAACGGGCTCGAGAGTGAGACGGATGTCGGGCCGGTAATTACGCCCGACTCTCGGGATCGAATCGTCGAACTCGTTGACGACGCTATCGACCAAGGCGCGGAGCTCGTTCTCGACGGTCGCGATTTCGAGCACCCCGAGTATCCGGACGGTAATTTCCTCGGGCCGACGCTTCTCGAAAACGTAACGCCGGATATGGACATCGCACAGGAGGAAATCTTCGGTCCGGTGCTGTGTCTGATGTCTACCGACGACTTGGATGAGGCAATCGATGCCGTTAATTCGACGAAGTACGGAAACGCCTCGTCACTGTATACGGAACGCGGCGGCGAAGCGCGACAGTACCGCTACGAAGTCGATGCCGGGAATATCGGCGTGAATATCGGCGTCTGCGCGCCGATGGCCTTCTTCCACTTCGGTGGCCGGAAGGAGTCGTTCTTCGGTGATCTGCACGCGCAAGGGGAAGACGCCGTGAACTTCTACACGGAGAAGACCATCGTCATCGAACGCTGGTTTAACTAAGTAGATTCCCCTGCCGTCGTATTCGTCTCCGTCTGCGACCGCTACCGTCTCGCGCTACGCTTCCAACGCATTGAGATCCGTTACTGAGCAGTAATACGCCTCCGTTCCGGAAAGAGCGCTACTCTTCTTCCATAGCCCGTTCGTACTCGGCTATCATCTCGTTCGTTCCGTCCGCGAGGACCGCCGTGTCCTTCCCGACAGCGAAGAAATCGAAGCCCTGCCTGACACGCCTCTCGATACCGCCCTTATCGGTCACGAGCGTCCCGATCGGTATGTCCACCTCGTCACTGATCGCGACTGCCTGTTCGATATGCCGGTTGAGAACGTCTGACTCCCATTCGGCGAACACGTCGAGCGAGCCGGACAGGTCTGCTGCCCCGAGGAAAATCGCGTCGATCCCATCGACCGACGCGATCTCTCGAGCGTTCTCGACGCCGCGTTGGCTCTCGATCTGGGCGATCGTTACGAAGGAATCCTCTGCGTTTTCCACGTAATTTTGGAAATTGCTCCCGTACTCGGACGCTCGGCCGGAACCGATTCCCCTCCCGCCCGCGGGCGGGTATCGGACCGCCTCGACGAGCTCACGGGCCTCTTCGGCGGTCTCTATCATCGGAACGAGCACTCCATCGACACCGATATCGAGGATACGCTTGAGATACACGTTGTCGTTCCATGGAACACGAACGATGGACGCGGTCTCCGAATCCGTGGCCTCGATTCCGCGTACCATGTTCTCCACCGTTTCCAGTCCGATCGTCGTGTGTTCAACGTCGATGGCGACGAAGTCGAGGTCTAACGATGCGGTCACCTCAGCGACAGCCGGGCTACCGATCGAAATCCACGTTCCTACCGACTCTTCTCCGCGTTCTAGGTTTATCTGGTGGTCCATGATTGATAACTCCGAATGTTAGCACAACTAGTTCTGAAAGTGGTGTAGTTGGCTAGGTAGTGTATGTGAATGGTCATCTATAAATGTACCGGGATCTTCCGTCTCTCTCGTACTGGACATCGTTGCAGCGGCCTCGAATTCTACGATACGTCACCCTCTGTGGGTGCAAAGAACTTTTACAATTCGATTCCGTTATTCTAGGTATGAGCGAACCAGACGTAGCGATAGTTACTGGGGCTGGAAGCGGAATGGGAGCCGAGTGTGCTCGGAAGCTCTCGACGGACGGGTATGAGCTCGTCTTGATGTCCAGATCGGATAACGTAAACGAGGTCGCCGACGAAATCGACGCGACCGGAATAACGGGTTCAGTAACGGATCCGGACGACATCGAGGAATTGGTAGAGACGACGGTCGATCTACACGGACGCGTCGACGCTGTCGTCAACAGCACCGGTCATCCGGCGACCGGCGATTTGCTCGATATCCCTGACTCGGACTGGTACGAGGGACTCGACCTCGTCTACATGAATGTCGTTCGAATCGCGCGAGAAGTCACACCGATCATGAAAGAGGCAGGAGGCGGATCGATCGTGAACATTTCCACCTTTTCCGCCTACGAACCGTCGCTCGACTTCCCGGTCTCATCGGCGTTCCGAGCTGCGCTCGGAGGCTTTACCAAGATGTACGCCGATCGGTACGCCGAAGAGGACATTCGAATGAACAACGTGCTTCCCGGCTTCGTGGACAGCTACGATGCAGATCAGGAAACGGTAGACCGCATTCCGATGGAACGTCAGGCTAGTACCAGCGAAATCGCCGACGCAGTTGCGTTTCTGGCGTCCGATGACGCTAGTTACATCACCGGTCAAAATCTCCGAGTAGACGGGGGACTCACGCAGTCAATTCCGTAGCTCCGAGGCCGACACGAGCACGGATCACGACACGTAACGAGGTCGCCGCGCCGTCTCGAGTTCGATCACTCTCGATGAATCGAGCACAGCGATGCGGCGGCACTCGATCGATTTGCTCCGTTTCTGCGGCCCAACTACCCCGTGGCCGACTTCAAGGCGGTTGCGCTACTCGGCAACTCAGGTCGCGTGAAGACGTCCGAGTAGGCACTCGACTCCGTGCGATAGACGGGCCGGATCTCTGAGAACGCACTGGGGCGGATCCGTGACGGCTGAAGCGGACATTCCCACGTACGAGGCGACGGAATCGACGAATCGCTGATCTGCGACATCGACACGGTCGGCATGACCATCCGCGGTCCACGTTACTAGCACTGGAACCGAAACATTTGCAAACTCCCGCGAAGTCTATTCACTGCGTAACTCTCGATGAGCACACCACCATCCCAGCAGGAACCCGAACCGGATGAGGAACGCAATTCGGCGCTCGTCACTGCCCGTCGCCAGCTCGACCGCGCCGCAACTCACGTCGACGTCGACGAGGGGGTCATCGAACGCCTCAAACATCCGACGCGGATCGAACAGGTCTCGGTCCCCCTCGAGCGCGAGGACGGGAGCGTCGAGGTCTTCACCGGCTACCGCGCCCAGCACGACGACGTTCGCGGCCCGTACAAGGGCGGCCTTCGGTATCATCCCGAGGTGAACGCCGACGAGTGTATCGGCCTCTCGATGTGGATGACCTGGAAGTGCGCCGTGATGGACCTCCCCTTCGGCGGCGGCAAGGGCGGTATCGCCGTCGATCCCAAGTCGCTGAGCGATGAGGAGACCGAACGGCTCACCCGTCGGTTCGCAGAGGAATTGCGCTACGTCATCGGCCCTACGACGGACGTCCCGGCGCCGGACATGGGGACCGACGCCCAGACGATGGCGTGGTTCATGGACGCCTACTCGATGCAACAGGGCGAGACGATCCCCGGCGTCGTCACCGGCAAGCCGCCGGTAATCGGCGGCAGTTACGGGCGCGAAGAGGCGCCCGGCCGCTCGACGGCGATCGCCGCTCGCGAGGCCGTCGACTACTACGACCGCGACCTCTCGGACACCACGGTTGCCGTCCAAGGGTTCGGCAGCGTCGGCGCCAACGCCGCCCGCCTCCTCGAGGAGTGGGGTGCGACCGTCGTCGCCGTCAGCGATGTCAACGGTGCGATATACGATCCGAACGGACTCGACGTCGGCTCGATTCCGACCCACGACGAGGAACCCGAGGCCGTCCTCGAGCAGAACGCCCCGGAGACACTCTCTAACGAGGAAATCCTCGAACTCGACGTCGACGTCCTGATTCCGGCCGCGGTCGGCAACGTCATCACCGCGGACAACGCCGATGACATCGCGGCCGATCTGATCGTCGAAGGCGCGAACGGTCCGACGACGTTCCCCGCCGACGCCATCCTCGAAGAGCGCGGCGTTCCCGTGATTCCCGACATCCTCGCGAACGCCGGCGGCGTGACGGTGAGCTACTTCGAGTGGCTCCAGGACATCAACCGCCGGCAGTGGTCCCTCGAGCGCGTCAACGAGGAACTCGAGGAGCACATGCTCGAGGCGTGGGCCGACGTTCGGCGGGAAGTCGAGGCGAAGGAGCTGACGTGGCGCGACGCCGCCTACGTCGTGGCGCTGTCGCGGATCGCCGAGGCGAAGGAGACGCGCGGCCTGTGGCCGTAACTCGAGGCAGTTTCATCGCACGGTAACTGCTTCTTCCTCTTAGACTGCCAGTTCTTTCCGTACCGCCTGTACCGATCTCGTTCGGTCCACTAGCTGTGCCCTCTCTGGCAGTGAGTATGGTGATCGCTAGAAGAAGTAATTTTCCGTGTCAATATTGATCTGAATCACGTTAGAGCTCTTCCGTATCATCTCGGGGTAGGTTTCGTGGAACGTCTCTTCCTTACAGCGCTCGAGGGGCGCTGAAATGCTGATAGCCCCTCTCACGTGATTGTCGGGACCGATAATTGACGCCGCCACTGATCGAAGGCCCATCGTCAGTTCCTGATCGTTAGTTGCGTATCCCTGCTCTCGAACGCTGTCGAGTTCGTTCAACAGCGTCTCCCTATCGGTAATGGTGTTCTCCGTTGCGCCCTCTAACCCGTGTTCGTCGATGATTTGGTCGACTTTGGCCGCGGGAAACTCGGCCAGAATCGCTTTTCCTGCCGCACTCCGATGGAGATACTGTCTGAATTCGCGCTGTCGGGTGTGGTGTTTGGTCGCAACGGCGACGTCACCGTAGTCCTCGTAGAGTTTGATTTGCCTCCCTCTCCGCTCAGTAATGAGATGAACGTATTCTCCCGAGGTGTCCGCCAACGAATCCACTTCGTCTCTTCCGGCGAGATAGAGCTCCTCTCTATTTCTCGCGTATTCTCCTATCGGCAGGAATTTCAGCCCGATCTTGTAGACGTACCCGTCCTTTTCGACATATCCTCTCTCTTTCAGCGTATTCAGATACGTATGGACCGTCGGTTCAGAGCGGTCGAGCGCCTCAGCGAGTTCGTTCACTCGAGCGCCCTCTCTTTCTTGAAGTTCGGCAAGTATTTCGCATCCTACTTCAATTGCCTTTATCTTCCGAGGTTCCTTCGCCATGGTTGCTAATCACGACCCATGCGTAATGAAACCTCGGGTATATCAAACTTCACGGAGGGACATTACACAGGACAGAACGGAATCGGAATAAATTCGGAACTATGCGACACAACGATCTTCGGTTGGGGATAATGAACGCTCTTACAAGATATTCGAAACCGATATCTTCGCATATATCAAACTCGGCTCATTCCATCTCTACACGATACCCTGAAGGAAGGGATCATAGACGTGGTTGTCCGTTCAGCGGCAGCGAGAACCGTTGTGAAGCCAGTAGTTCGTCTACCCGCTCAGCAGGAAGATCTGCGAGGATCGTATCGACTACCAGCGGAGACGACGCTAGTGGTCTGCGGGTCGATCCGAGTCTCCGGTTCGACAATCTATTTATCGCTCGCCTCCACTGGGATGCGTATGCGCGTCAATCGAGCAGTCATAGACCGACTCGTCTCCAATGGGGTCGATACTGTCTTCGGAATTCCGGGCAAACAGTCGTTGCCGCTCAACGAGGAGATTGGCTCGCGCGACGACATCGAGTTCGTCGTTTCGCGCCACGAGACGGCGGTGTCCCACCAGGCCTGGGGGTATGCCGAAACGAGCGACGGAATGGCAGCGACCGTCGTCATTCCCGGACCAGGCGATATGAACGCAATGAACGGCCTCAAGAACGCCTACAATGACTGTACGCCGCTACTACACATCGCCATCGAGACCGAACCCGACCTCCGAGGCGGAGATGCGATCCACGAGACGCCGCCCGACACCTACGATCCCGTCGTCAAAGAGAACGTCCTCGTGGAGAATCCCGAGTCGACGGCCGCGGAGATAGACCGTGCCGCAGCAGTGGCTCAGTCGGAGCCACAGGGGCCGGTCCGGGTCGGAATTCCGAAGAATTTCCTGAAGATGGACGTCGCATTGGCCGAGCGAGGCTCGTCTTCGGTCGAGGGACGCATCGAACCCGATCCAGAAACCGTCTCTCGGGCCGCCGATCTCCTCGCATCTGCCAGCGAGCCCGTCATCTTCGCCGGCGGCGGTGTTCGGAGTGCCGACGCGAGCGACGAACTCCGGGCAGTGGCCGAACGGCTCGACGCTCCAGTGGTCACGTCGTACAAAGGAAAAGGAGTGCTCGCGGAAGACCACGATCTCTCGGCCGGGTGTCTGAGCGGCAGTGCGAGTCCCGAACTCCTGTCGTGTCTCGCGGAGGCTGATATCGTCCTCGGTGTCGGTACCGACTTCGACGCGCTGGGGACTCGAGGGTTTTCGGTGGAGTTTCCCGACGACCTAATCCACGTCACGCTCGACGCGAACGACATCGGCACTGGATACGATCCGACGATTGGCGTCGTGGCCGATGCGAAGCTAACGTTATCTGCCATGGACGACGCTCTCGCTGATCGCGAACTCGAGTCGTCGACTCGAAGCGGCGTCGAACGCGCCCGCTACGTCAGAGAGCGCACCGCAGAACGCGTCTCGGAACTCGTCGACGCCCGCGATCCGCTCACGTCCGTCGGTGCGCTCTCCGTGATCCGCAACGTCCTTCCGCGGGACGCGATAGTGACGGCTGACGCGGGTGGGTTCCGCGTCTGGGGGCTCAACACGTTCGAGGCGTACGGCCCCCATCGGTACGTCAATCCGGGCTCGTGGGCCACGATGGGCACTGGGGTCCCGTCCGCTATCGGCGCGGCGTTGTCGAATCCGGAGACGCCCGTCGTGGCGTTGACGGGCGACGGTGGCCTCATGATGTGCCTCCACGAACTTCACACGGCCGTCGCCGAGGAGGTGCCGATCGTCGTCGTGGTGTTCAACAACGAGGACTACGCCCTCATCAGCGACGAAGCCGGACGGAGCTATGACCTTCAACCCCAGGAATACGAATGGGGAGACTCACCGATCGACTTTGTGGCCGTCGCTGAGGGGATGGGAGTGGATGCAACGCGAGCAGACGGTCCTGACGAGATACGCGACGCTCTCTCCCACGCACTCACCGCCGACCGTCCCTCGCTCGTAGAAATCCGTACCGACCCCACTGAACCGCAGGCGAGCGAGTGGATGAGCGAGTGATCTCGAGCGGAAGTGACGTTGGTCCCGGGAATCCGACCGAAGACGTTTCAGCCTGCTTCTTCGTTCGACAACGAAGTATCGATAACGGCGAAACAGAAATTACATCAGATATATAATGTATTTCTTTTACATCGGTATGGTCGTAATTTCCTCATTATTATAAATGATATTTGGGTCCTTCGGAAATCGGTTCAGTAATGAGTGGACGAACCCGACAGCGGAGTTCTCGTCCCTATTTCGGTATCACCGAACGAGCAGTCGATCACGAGTTCGGTTCGACCGCTACAGCGCGAGTACTGTACCTACTCGAACGGACCGCAATAGCTATACCATTCATTCTATACGTAAATCGTATGTTGGATTTCGTTCAGCTTGAGTCGGATTTAGACCAGGAAGAGCGGTTGATCCGAGACACAGCTCGGGAGTTCGTCGAGGAACGCGTCAAACCTGCTATCGGTACGCACTTCGAAGAGGGCACCTTCCCGACCGAACTCATTTCGGAGATGGGAGAACTCGGATTCTACGCGCCGAACCTCGAGGGATACGGCTCGCCGAACGTCTCCGAAACGGCCTACGGACTCCTCATGCAGGAACTCGAGGCCGGCGATTCGGGGCTCCGGTCGATGGCCTCCGTCCAGGGCGCACTCGTCATGTATCCCATCCACGCGTACGGGAGCGAGGAACAGAAAGCGGAGTGGCTGCCGGCGCTCGGGCAGGGTGAAGCGGTCGGCTGTTTCGGGCTCACGGAGCCTGAACACGGTTCGAACCCGTCGGCAATGGAAACTACTGCGGAGAAGGACGGCGACGGCTATGTCCTCAACGGCTCGAAGACCTGGATCACCAACTCGCCGATCGCCGATATCGCGGTCGTCTGGGCTCGGGACCGGTCGGCCGAAGGGAACCCCGTCCGCGGCTTCCTCGTCGAGACCGACCGTGACGGTGTCACGACGAACGAGATCACCGAGAAGCTCTCCCTTCGCGCCTCGATCACGGGCGAGATCGGCCTGAACGACGTCTCCGTCCCCGAGGAGAACGTCCTACCCGGTGTCACCGGAATGAAGGGCCCGCTGTCCTGTCTCACGCAGGCCCGTTACGGCATCGCTTGGGGTGCGATCGGCGCCGCTCGCGACTGCTTCGAAGCGGCTCGCCGATACGCCACCGATCGCGACCAGTTCGGCGGGCCGATCGGTCGGTTCCAGCTCCAGCAGCGAAAACTCGCGGAGATGGGCACCCAGATCACACTGGCCCAACTGCTCGCCTACCGCTTGGCCGATCTGAAGGAGCGCGGTGACCTGCGACCGCAGC
This genomic interval from Haloterrigena sp. KLK7 contains the following:
- a CDS encoding acyl-CoA dehydrogenase family protein; amino-acid sequence: MLDFVQLESDLDQEERLIRDTAREFVEERVKPAIGTHFEEGTFPTELISEMGELGFYAPNLEGYGSPNVSETAYGLLMQELEAGDSGLRSMASVQGALVMYPIHAYGSEEQKAEWLPALGQGEAVGCFGLTEPEHGSNPSAMETTAEKDGDGYVLNGSKTWITNSPIADIAVVWARDRSAEGNPVRGFLVETDRDGVTTNEITEKLSLRASITGEIGLNDVSVPEENVLPGVTGMKGPLSCLTQARYGIAWGAIGAARDCFEAARRYATDRDQFGGPIGRFQLQQRKLAEMGTQITLAQLLAYRLADLKERGDLRPQHVSMAKRNNVRMAREQSRVAREMLGGNGITTDYSPMRHLANMETVYTYEGTHDIHTLILGEEFTGLQAYQ